A section of the Malus sylvestris chromosome 17, drMalSylv7.2, whole genome shotgun sequence genome encodes:
- the LOC126609909 gene encoding U-box domain-containing protein 35-like isoform X3 yields the protein MCIIFVERSCLSSLYHSSILGCPHRKLYPRNILFFIEDFEKMWSVKGGNGAKKGAGGNGLVAVAIDNQKGSQNALRWAAEHLLTKGQTVILLHVVQKTSSVCSSTGNNAIVCNINNLSQSPRKQQLEKMTKDLFLTFHCYCARKDINCIDIILEDSDIAKAVTEYASYAAIENLVLGAPTKHGFIRFKSSSIPSSVSKGAPDFCTVYVISKGKIHSERHASRPAAYSSPLLAQIEALNQQSAKAAETPRQNMYLKAARPSFRPRNLPDEASRYAYTRGGGFSNGRISGGFSESESERSFISSDRASTDRASSVMYEYMDRGRLSTSSDQSFGSMRLGPKFAELNFPQDFSSISHESNQTSSSWSSENLEEVESEMRRLKLELKQTMDMYSTACREALTAKQKEMELHSWRAEEEQKLEEARLAQEAAQAVAEREKARCKAAIEAADAAKRIAELESNKRANAEIKALREAEDMRKLLSNLAHTDDKYRRYSIEEIEEATEHFLPSRKIGEGGYGPVYKCYLDHTPVAVKVLRPDAAQGRSQFQKEIDILSCIRHPNMVLLLGACPEYGILVYEYMANGSLDDCLSRKGNTPALSWQLRFQIAAEVATGLLFLHQTKPEPLVHRDLKPGNILLDQNYVSKISDVGLARLVPAVAENVTQCLMTATAGTFCYIDPEYQQTGMLGVKSDVYSLGIMLLQLVTSRPPMGLTHQVETAIEKGTFAGMLDPAVPDWPYEEALSFAKLAIQCAELRRKDRPDLGTVILPALNKLREFADEKMNHKLLGGNYSPSPNHSHAADQQEVISDPQLKNLETSKSQSSTSSQPENQAEEAGTTE from the exons ATGTGTATCATCTTTGTGGAGAGGTCATGCTTATCTTCTCTGTATCATTCTAGTATTCTCGGATGTCCCCATAGAAAACTGTATCCTAGAAACATTCTATTTTTCATAGAGGATTTTGAGAAAATGTGGTCTGTAAAAGGAGGAAATGGAGCAAAGAAGGGAGCAGGAGGAAATGGATTGGTGGCAGTTGCCATAGACAATCAGAAAGGGAGCCAAAATGCACTCCGATGGGCTGCTGAGCATCTTCTCACCAAGGGCCAAACTGTCATTTTACTACATGTTGTTCAGAAGACATCATCAGTTTGTTCTTCaa CTGGAAACAATGCCATTGTATGCAATATAAACAATCTGTCTCAATCACCGCGCAAACAGCAGCTCGAAAAGATGACCAAGGATCTGTTCCTTACCTTCCATTGCTATTGTGCTCGTAAGGAT ATAAACTGCATTGATATCATACTTGAAGACTCAGATATAGCAAAAGCAGTAACAGAATATGCTTCTTACGCTGCAATTGAGAATTTGGTTCTGGGAGCTCCAACAAAGCATGGATTTATAAG ATTCAAATCATCAAGTATTCCAAGCAGTGTATCAAAAGGGGCACCTGATTTCTGCACCGTATATGTCATCTCCAAAGGGAAAATCCACTCTGAGCGACATGCTTCTCGTCCAGCAGCTTACAGTTCTCCACTACTTGCCCAAATAGAGGCATTAAATCAGCAAAGTGCTAAAGCAGCTGAAACACCTAGACAGAATATGTACTTGAAAG CAGCCAGACCATCGTTCAGGCCTCGTAACTTGCCAGATGAAGCTTCCAG ATATGCATATACAAGAGGAGGAGGCTTTAGTAATGGAAGGATTAGTGGAGGGTTCTCAGAATCGGAAAGTGAGAGATCATTTATAAGCTCCGACAGGGCAAGCACTGACCGAGCTTCATCTGTGATGTATGAATATATGGACCGAGGGCGGCTATCTACCAGCTCAGACCAAAGCTTTGGATCAATGCGCCTAGGACCTAAGTTCGCAGAACTCAATTTTCCGCAAGACTTCTCGTCAATTTCACATGAAAGCAACCAAACATCATCTTCATGGTCATCAGAGAACCTG GAAGAAGTAGAATCGGAGATGAGGAGGCTAAAGCTAGAGCTGAAGCAAACAATGGACATGTACAGCACGGCATGCAGAGAAGCACTTACAGCTAAACAGAAA GAAATGGAGCTGCACAGCTGGAGGGCTGAAGAGGAACAAAAACTTGAGGAAGCACGATTGGCTCAAGAAGCAGCACAGGCAGTTGCGGAGAGAGAAAAAGCTAGGTGCAAGGCAGCCATAGAAGCAGCTGATGCAGCTAAAAGGATTGCAGAGTTGGAGTCAAATAAACGGGCAAACGCAGAAATTAAGGCTCTTAGAGAAGCAGAGGACATGAGGAAGCTATTATCAAATCTAGCCCACACTGATGACAAGTATAGGAGGTATTCCATTGAGgagattgaagaagcaacagaacACTTTTTGCCGTCTCGAAAGATTGGGGAAGGAGGCTATGGTCCTGTCTATAAGTGTTACCTCGATCACACACCGGTTGCAGTCAAGGTCTTGCGTCCGGATGCTGCTCAAGGAAGGTCACAGTTTCAGAAAGAG ATCGACATACTTAGCTGCATTCGACATCCCAACATGGTGTTACTTCTAGGAGCCTGTCCAGAGTATGGCATTCTAGTATATGAATACATGGCCAATGGAAGCTTAGATGACTGTCTCTCAAGGAAAGGGAACACCCCAGCTCTGTCTTGGCAACTGAGGTTCCAAATAGCAGCTGAAGTTGCCACAGGCCTACTTTTTCTTCACCAGACCAAGCCGGAACCCTTGGTGCACCGTGACCTCAAGCCGGGCAACATTTTGCTAGATCAAAACTACGTGAGCAAGATTAGTGATGTCGGATTAGCTAGACTTGTCCCAGCTGTTGCTGAAAACGTGACACAGTGCCTCATGACAGCTACGGCCGGAACATTCTGCTATATTGACCCTGAGTATCAGCAGACAGGAATGCTTGGTGTAAAATCTGATGTGTACTCCTTAGGCATTATGCTTCTTCAATTGGTAACAAGTAGGCCACCTATGGGGTTGACTCACCAGGTCGAAACTGCAATTGAAAAGGGCACATTCGCGGGGATGCTAGACCCAGCTGTGCCTGATTGGCCATATGAAGAAGCATTGAGCTTTGCAAAGCTAGCAATCCAATGTGCAGAACTTAGACGAAAGGACAGGCCAGATCTTGGCACTGTGATACTGCCGGCACTGAATAAACTGAGAGAATTTGCTGACGAAAAGATGAACCACAAGTTATTAGGAGGCAATTATAGCCCTTCCCCTAATCACAGTCACGCTGCCGATCAACAA GAAGTAATAAGCGATCCGCAGCTCAAGAACTTGGAAACCTCGAAGAGCCAATCGAGCACATCTTCACAGCCAGAAAATCAAGCAGAAGAAGCAG GGACAACTGAGTAA
- the LOC126609909 gene encoding U-box domain-containing protein 52-like isoform X1, with the protein MCIIFVERSCLSSLYHSSILGCPHRKLYPRNILFFIEDFEKMWSVKGGNGAKKGAGGNGLVAVAIDNQKGSQNALRWAAEHLLTKGQTVILLHVVQKTSSVCSSIAGNNAIVCNINNLSQSPRKQQLEKMTKDLFLTFHCYCARKDINCIDIILEDSDIAKAVTEYASYAAIENLVLGAPTKHGFIRFKSSSIPSSVSKGAPDFCTVYVISKGKIHSERHASRPAAYSSPLLAQIEALNQQSAKAAETPRQNMYLKAARPSFRPRNLPDEASRYAYTRGGGFSNGRISGGFSESESERSFISSDRASTDRASSVMYEYMDRGRLSTSSDQSFGSMRLGPKFAELNFPQDFSSISHESNQTSSSWSSENLEEVESEMRRLKLELKQTMDMYSTACREALTAKQKEMELHSWRAEEEQKLEEARLAQEAAQAVAEREKARCKAAIEAADAAKRIAELESNKRANAEIKALREAEDMRKLLSNLAHTDDKYRRYSIEEIEEATEHFLPSRKIGEGGYGPVYKCYLDHTPVAVKVLRPDAAQGRSQFQKEIDILSCIRHPNMVLLLGACPEYGILVYEYMANGSLDDCLSRKGNTPALSWQLRFQIAAEVATGLLFLHQTKPEPLVHRDLKPGNILLDQNYVSKISDVGLARLVPAVAENVTQCLMTATAGTFCYIDPEYQQTGMLGVKSDVYSLGIMLLQLVTSRPPMGLTHQVETAIEKGTFAGMLDPAVPDWPYEEALSFAKLAIQCAELRRKDRPDLGTVILPALNKLREFADEKMNHKLLGGNYSPSPNHSHAADQQEVISDPQLKNLETSKSQSSTSSQPENQAEEAGTTE; encoded by the exons ATGTGTATCATCTTTGTGGAGAGGTCATGCTTATCTTCTCTGTATCATTCTAGTATTCTCGGATGTCCCCATAGAAAACTGTATCCTAGAAACATTCTATTTTTCATAGAGGATTTTGAGAAAATGTGGTCTGTAAAAGGAGGAAATGGAGCAAAGAAGGGAGCAGGAGGAAATGGATTGGTGGCAGTTGCCATAGACAATCAGAAAGGGAGCCAAAATGCACTCCGATGGGCTGCTGAGCATCTTCTCACCAAGGGCCAAACTGTCATTTTACTACATGTTGTTCAGAAGACATCATCAGTTTGTTCTTCaa TAGCTGGAAACAATGCCATTGTATGCAATATAAACAATCTGTCTCAATCACCGCGCAAACAGCAGCTCGAAAAGATGACCAAGGATCTGTTCCTTACCTTCCATTGCTATTGTGCTCGTAAGGAT ATAAACTGCATTGATATCATACTTGAAGACTCAGATATAGCAAAAGCAGTAACAGAATATGCTTCTTACGCTGCAATTGAGAATTTGGTTCTGGGAGCTCCAACAAAGCATGGATTTATAAG ATTCAAATCATCAAGTATTCCAAGCAGTGTATCAAAAGGGGCACCTGATTTCTGCACCGTATATGTCATCTCCAAAGGGAAAATCCACTCTGAGCGACATGCTTCTCGTCCAGCAGCTTACAGTTCTCCACTACTTGCCCAAATAGAGGCATTAAATCAGCAAAGTGCTAAAGCAGCTGAAACACCTAGACAGAATATGTACTTGAAAG CAGCCAGACCATCGTTCAGGCCTCGTAACTTGCCAGATGAAGCTTCCAG ATATGCATATACAAGAGGAGGAGGCTTTAGTAATGGAAGGATTAGTGGAGGGTTCTCAGAATCGGAAAGTGAGAGATCATTTATAAGCTCCGACAGGGCAAGCACTGACCGAGCTTCATCTGTGATGTATGAATATATGGACCGAGGGCGGCTATCTACCAGCTCAGACCAAAGCTTTGGATCAATGCGCCTAGGACCTAAGTTCGCAGAACTCAATTTTCCGCAAGACTTCTCGTCAATTTCACATGAAAGCAACCAAACATCATCTTCATGGTCATCAGAGAACCTG GAAGAAGTAGAATCGGAGATGAGGAGGCTAAAGCTAGAGCTGAAGCAAACAATGGACATGTACAGCACGGCATGCAGAGAAGCACTTACAGCTAAACAGAAA GAAATGGAGCTGCACAGCTGGAGGGCTGAAGAGGAACAAAAACTTGAGGAAGCACGATTGGCTCAAGAAGCAGCACAGGCAGTTGCGGAGAGAGAAAAAGCTAGGTGCAAGGCAGCCATAGAAGCAGCTGATGCAGCTAAAAGGATTGCAGAGTTGGAGTCAAATAAACGGGCAAACGCAGAAATTAAGGCTCTTAGAGAAGCAGAGGACATGAGGAAGCTATTATCAAATCTAGCCCACACTGATGACAAGTATAGGAGGTATTCCATTGAGgagattgaagaagcaacagaacACTTTTTGCCGTCTCGAAAGATTGGGGAAGGAGGCTATGGTCCTGTCTATAAGTGTTACCTCGATCACACACCGGTTGCAGTCAAGGTCTTGCGTCCGGATGCTGCTCAAGGAAGGTCACAGTTTCAGAAAGAG ATCGACATACTTAGCTGCATTCGACATCCCAACATGGTGTTACTTCTAGGAGCCTGTCCAGAGTATGGCATTCTAGTATATGAATACATGGCCAATGGAAGCTTAGATGACTGTCTCTCAAGGAAAGGGAACACCCCAGCTCTGTCTTGGCAACTGAGGTTCCAAATAGCAGCTGAAGTTGCCACAGGCCTACTTTTTCTTCACCAGACCAAGCCGGAACCCTTGGTGCACCGTGACCTCAAGCCGGGCAACATTTTGCTAGATCAAAACTACGTGAGCAAGATTAGTGATGTCGGATTAGCTAGACTTGTCCCAGCTGTTGCTGAAAACGTGACACAGTGCCTCATGACAGCTACGGCCGGAACATTCTGCTATATTGACCCTGAGTATCAGCAGACAGGAATGCTTGGTGTAAAATCTGATGTGTACTCCTTAGGCATTATGCTTCTTCAATTGGTAACAAGTAGGCCACCTATGGGGTTGACTCACCAGGTCGAAACTGCAATTGAAAAGGGCACATTCGCGGGGATGCTAGACCCAGCTGTGCCTGATTGGCCATATGAAGAAGCATTGAGCTTTGCAAAGCTAGCAATCCAATGTGCAGAACTTAGACGAAAGGACAGGCCAGATCTTGGCACTGTGATACTGCCGGCACTGAATAAACTGAGAGAATTTGCTGACGAAAAGATGAACCACAAGTTATTAGGAGGCAATTATAGCCCTTCCCCTAATCACAGTCACGCTGCCGATCAACAA GAAGTAATAAGCGATCCGCAGCTCAAGAACTTGGAAACCTCGAAGAGCCAATCGAGCACATCTTCACAGCCAGAAAATCAAGCAGAAGAAGCAG GGACAACTGAGTAA
- the LOC126609909 gene encoding U-box domain-containing protein 34-like isoform X2, which translates to MCIIFVERSCLSSLYHSSILGCPHRKLYPRNILFFIEDFEKMWSVKGGNGAKKGAGGNGLVAVAIDNQKGSQNALRWAAEHLLTKGQTVILLHVVQKTSSVCSSIAGNNAIVCNINNLSQSPRKQQLEKMTKDLFLTFHCYCARKDINCIDIILEDSDIAKAVTEYASYAAIENLVLGAPTKHGFIRFKSSSIPSSVSKGAPDFCTVYVISKGKIHSERHASRPAAYSSPLLAQIEALNQQSAKAAETPRQNMYLKARPSFRPRNLPDEASRYAYTRGGGFSNGRISGGFSESESERSFISSDRASTDRASSVMYEYMDRGRLSTSSDQSFGSMRLGPKFAELNFPQDFSSISHESNQTSSSWSSENLEEVESEMRRLKLELKQTMDMYSTACREALTAKQKEMELHSWRAEEEQKLEEARLAQEAAQAVAEREKARCKAAIEAADAAKRIAELESNKRANAEIKALREAEDMRKLLSNLAHTDDKYRRYSIEEIEEATEHFLPSRKIGEGGYGPVYKCYLDHTPVAVKVLRPDAAQGRSQFQKEIDILSCIRHPNMVLLLGACPEYGILVYEYMANGSLDDCLSRKGNTPALSWQLRFQIAAEVATGLLFLHQTKPEPLVHRDLKPGNILLDQNYVSKISDVGLARLVPAVAENVTQCLMTATAGTFCYIDPEYQQTGMLGVKSDVYSLGIMLLQLVTSRPPMGLTHQVETAIEKGTFAGMLDPAVPDWPYEEALSFAKLAIQCAELRRKDRPDLGTVILPALNKLREFADEKMNHKLLGGNYSPSPNHSHAADQQEVISDPQLKNLETSKSQSSTSSQPENQAEEAGTTE; encoded by the exons ATGTGTATCATCTTTGTGGAGAGGTCATGCTTATCTTCTCTGTATCATTCTAGTATTCTCGGATGTCCCCATAGAAAACTGTATCCTAGAAACATTCTATTTTTCATAGAGGATTTTGAGAAAATGTGGTCTGTAAAAGGAGGAAATGGAGCAAAGAAGGGAGCAGGAGGAAATGGATTGGTGGCAGTTGCCATAGACAATCAGAAAGGGAGCCAAAATGCACTCCGATGGGCTGCTGAGCATCTTCTCACCAAGGGCCAAACTGTCATTTTACTACATGTTGTTCAGAAGACATCATCAGTTTGTTCTTCaa TAGCTGGAAACAATGCCATTGTATGCAATATAAACAATCTGTCTCAATCACCGCGCAAACAGCAGCTCGAAAAGATGACCAAGGATCTGTTCCTTACCTTCCATTGCTATTGTGCTCGTAAGGAT ATAAACTGCATTGATATCATACTTGAAGACTCAGATATAGCAAAAGCAGTAACAGAATATGCTTCTTACGCTGCAATTGAGAATTTGGTTCTGGGAGCTCCAACAAAGCATGGATTTATAAG ATTCAAATCATCAAGTATTCCAAGCAGTGTATCAAAAGGGGCACCTGATTTCTGCACCGTATATGTCATCTCCAAAGGGAAAATCCACTCTGAGCGACATGCTTCTCGTCCAGCAGCTTACAGTTCTCCACTACTTGCCCAAATAGAGGCATTAAATCAGCAAAGTGCTAAAGCAGCTGAAACACCTAGACAGAATATGTACTTGAAAG CCAGACCATCGTTCAGGCCTCGTAACTTGCCAGATGAAGCTTCCAG ATATGCATATACAAGAGGAGGAGGCTTTAGTAATGGAAGGATTAGTGGAGGGTTCTCAGAATCGGAAAGTGAGAGATCATTTATAAGCTCCGACAGGGCAAGCACTGACCGAGCTTCATCTGTGATGTATGAATATATGGACCGAGGGCGGCTATCTACCAGCTCAGACCAAAGCTTTGGATCAATGCGCCTAGGACCTAAGTTCGCAGAACTCAATTTTCCGCAAGACTTCTCGTCAATTTCACATGAAAGCAACCAAACATCATCTTCATGGTCATCAGAGAACCTG GAAGAAGTAGAATCGGAGATGAGGAGGCTAAAGCTAGAGCTGAAGCAAACAATGGACATGTACAGCACGGCATGCAGAGAAGCACTTACAGCTAAACAGAAA GAAATGGAGCTGCACAGCTGGAGGGCTGAAGAGGAACAAAAACTTGAGGAAGCACGATTGGCTCAAGAAGCAGCACAGGCAGTTGCGGAGAGAGAAAAAGCTAGGTGCAAGGCAGCCATAGAAGCAGCTGATGCAGCTAAAAGGATTGCAGAGTTGGAGTCAAATAAACGGGCAAACGCAGAAATTAAGGCTCTTAGAGAAGCAGAGGACATGAGGAAGCTATTATCAAATCTAGCCCACACTGATGACAAGTATAGGAGGTATTCCATTGAGgagattgaagaagcaacagaacACTTTTTGCCGTCTCGAAAGATTGGGGAAGGAGGCTATGGTCCTGTCTATAAGTGTTACCTCGATCACACACCGGTTGCAGTCAAGGTCTTGCGTCCGGATGCTGCTCAAGGAAGGTCACAGTTTCAGAAAGAG ATCGACATACTTAGCTGCATTCGACATCCCAACATGGTGTTACTTCTAGGAGCCTGTCCAGAGTATGGCATTCTAGTATATGAATACATGGCCAATGGAAGCTTAGATGACTGTCTCTCAAGGAAAGGGAACACCCCAGCTCTGTCTTGGCAACTGAGGTTCCAAATAGCAGCTGAAGTTGCCACAGGCCTACTTTTTCTTCACCAGACCAAGCCGGAACCCTTGGTGCACCGTGACCTCAAGCCGGGCAACATTTTGCTAGATCAAAACTACGTGAGCAAGATTAGTGATGTCGGATTAGCTAGACTTGTCCCAGCTGTTGCTGAAAACGTGACACAGTGCCTCATGACAGCTACGGCCGGAACATTCTGCTATATTGACCCTGAGTATCAGCAGACAGGAATGCTTGGTGTAAAATCTGATGTGTACTCCTTAGGCATTATGCTTCTTCAATTGGTAACAAGTAGGCCACCTATGGGGTTGACTCACCAGGTCGAAACTGCAATTGAAAAGGGCACATTCGCGGGGATGCTAGACCCAGCTGTGCCTGATTGGCCATATGAAGAAGCATTGAGCTTTGCAAAGCTAGCAATCCAATGTGCAGAACTTAGACGAAAGGACAGGCCAGATCTTGGCACTGTGATACTGCCGGCACTGAATAAACTGAGAGAATTTGCTGACGAAAAGATGAACCACAAGTTATTAGGAGGCAATTATAGCCCTTCCCCTAATCACAGTCACGCTGCCGATCAACAA GAAGTAATAAGCGATCCGCAGCTCAAGAACTTGGAAACCTCGAAGAGCCAATCGAGCACATCTTCACAGCCAGAAAATCAAGCAGAAGAAGCAG GGACAACTGAGTAA